One stretch of Miscanthus floridulus cultivar M001 chromosome 18, ASM1932011v1, whole genome shotgun sequence DNA includes these proteins:
- the LOC136520703 gene encoding uncharacterized protein At5g01610-like — translation MASQAIESHRTSAEVVTGDAACRKKSVELLEELGLPKGLLPMEDIQKFGYHRDTGFLRLVQGKKVEHTFKKIKQTVSYASEVTGIAEKGKLRKITGVKTKELMLWLSVVEVYVPEATPEKVTFKTGTGLSDTFDATAFAFGE, via the exons ATGGCGTCCCAGGCCATTGAGAGCCACCGCACCAGTGCAGAGGTTGTCACCGGGGACGCCGCGTGCAGGAAGAAGTCCGTTGAGCTGCTGGAGGAGCTCGGCCTCCCCAAGGGCCTGCTTCCAATGGAGGACATCCAGAAGTTTGGGTACCACCGTGACACGGGGTTCTTGC GGCTGGTGCAGGGGAAGAAGGTAGAGCACACCTTCAAGAAGATCAAGCAGACGGTGTCATATGCCTCCGAGGTGACGGGGATCGCCGAGAAGGGCAAGCTGAGGAAGATCACCGGCGTGAAGACCAAGGAGCTGATGCTCTGGCTCAGCGTCGTCGAGGTGTATGTTCCCGAGGCCACCCCGGAGAAAGTGACCTTCAAGACCGGTACCGGCCTCTCGGACACCTTTGATGCCACTGCCTTTGCGTTCGGAGAGTAA